Proteins found in one Quercus robur chromosome 2, dhQueRobu3.1, whole genome shotgun sequence genomic segment:
- the LOC126714049 gene encoding primary septum endo-1,3(4)-beta-glucanase-like gives MALPTSFWLFLSFSLWYCNALALATTTHGPPTTPFLFPETKSTVVPNPARFFSSHLLSSPLPTNSFFQNFVVSNGDDHEYIHPYLIKSNSSSLSFSYPFLLSNSSMVQQIFVPDLTITSLNKTTPSAILNKRHRISSFSDLSVTLDLPSNNLRFYLVRGSPFLTCKAITRSTYLSISTIHDILSFSSDASLTKHIIKLNNSQTWLLYTSAPIRFTHSVSQITSREFSGVIRIAILPNSERKYEAVLDKYSSCYPISGDAKLSEPFRLEYKWEKKGRGKLLLLAHPLHRQLLSGNIVLEGFKYKSIDGDLVGVIGDSWVLKLEPIPVTWHSIAGIRKEHFPEIVSALRKDVDALTTISTPSSYFYGKEVARAARLALIAEEVGYPKAIPVVAKFLKNAVQPWLDGNYSRNGFLYERKWGGLVTKLGSTSSTEDFGFGIYHDHHFHLGYFVYAIAVLAKIDPASGRQYKPQAYSLMADYMNVGLGSYSYSYYPQVRCFDPWKLHSWAAGLQNYTDGRNQESTSEAVNAYYSAALLGLAYKDNHLKRIGSTLAALEILSAQTWWHVREGNDMYGKEFSRKNRLVGILWANMRDTKLWFAPAEWTACRLGIQVLPITPITEILFSNAEFARDVVNWALPSLSLSGLSGRWKDFVYALEGTYNYTSAIAKTRKLTEHDDGSTLANLLWWIYSQER, from the coding sequence ATGGCATTACCAACATCATTCTGGCTCTTCTTATCCTTTTCTTTATGGTACTGCAATGCATTAGCTTTAGCAACAACAACTCATGGGCCACCAACCACTCCATTTCTCTTCCCAGAAACCAAATCAACAGTGGTTCCAAATCCTGCTCGCTTCTTCTCATCTCATCTCCTCTCATCTCCACTTCCCACCAActcatttttccaaaactttGTCGTATCAAATGGTGATGACCATGAATACATTCACCCATATCTCATCAAATCTAATTCCTcctccctttctttttcctaCCCATTTCTCTTATCAAACTCCTCCATggttcaacaaatttttgtccCTGACCTCACCATCACTTCCTTGAACAAAACTACCCCATCAGCTATTCTCAACAAAAGGCATAGAATCTCATCTTTTAGTGATCTCAGTGTCACTTTGGACCTTCCTTCTAATAATCTACGGTTCTACCTTGTCCGGGGAAGCCCTTTCTTGACATGTAAAGCCATTACTCGCAGCACATATCTTTCCATTTCAACTATCCATGAtattctctcattttcttctgATGCTTCCCTCACCAAACACATTATCAAGCTTAACAACAGCCAGACTTGGCTCTTGTATACTTCAGCACCTATACGTTTCACACATAGCGTATCCCAAATTACTTCCCGGGAATTTTCTGGGGTTATTAGGATTGCTATCTTGCCTAATTCAGAACGAAAATATGAGGCAGTGCTCGATAAGTATAGCTCATGTTATCCGATCTCAGGCGATGCAAAATTGAGTGAGCCCTTTCGTTTGGAATACAAATGGGAGAAGAAGGGAAGAGGAAAGCTGTTGCTGCTTGCACACCCTCTCCATCGCCAACTATTGTCGGGGAACATTGTGTTAGAGGGTTTCAAGTACAAAAGCATTGACGGTGATCTCGTGGGAGTTATAGGAGATTCATGGGTATTGAAGTTGGAACCAATTCCAGTGACTTGGCATTCCATTGCTGGTATTAGGAAGGAACACTTTCCTGAAATTGTTTCTGCACTTCGCAAAGATGTTGATGCGTTAACAACAATATCAACACCATCGTCATATTTCTATGGCAAAGAAGTTGCAAGAGCTGCGAGATTGGCATTGATTGCAGAAGAAGTTGGTTATCCTAAGGCAATTCCAGTGGTGGCAAAGTTCTTGAAAAATGCAGTTCAACCATGGTTAGATGGAAACTATAGCAGGAATGGCTTCTTGTATGAAAGGAAATGGGGTGGTCTTGTCACCAAACTAGGATCCACAAGTTCCACTGAGGATTTCGGGTTCGGAATATACCATGATCATCATTTTCATTTGGGCTACTTTGTTTATGCAATTGCAGTACTTGCAAAGATTGACCCGGCATCGGGGAGGCAATATAAGCCACAAGCTTATTCTCTAATGGCTGATTACATGAATGTGGGCCTAGGATCATATTCGTATTCCTATTATCCTCAGGTTAGATGTTTTGATCCGTGGAAGTTACACTCTTGGGCTGCAGGGCTCCAAAATTATACAGATGGGCGAAATCAAGAAAGCACAAGTGAAGCAGTGAATGCATATTATTCAGCTGCACTGTTGGGATTAGCCTATAAAGATAACCATCTTAAGCGCATTGGGTCAACGCTTGCTGCATTGGAAATTCTCTCTGCTCAAACATGGTGGCATGTGAGAGAGGGAAACGATATGTATGGGAAAGAATTCAGCAGGAAGAATAGGTTGGTAGGCATTTTGTGGGCTAACATGAGGGACACCAAACTTTGGTTTGCTCCGGCTGAGTGGACGGCGTGTAGGCTGGGAATTCAGGTTCTTCCTATCACACCAATCACAGAGATATTGTTTTCTAATGCAGAGTTTGCGCGAGATGTTGTTAATTGGGCATTGCCTTCTTTGAGCTTGAGTGGACTTTCAGGACGCTGGAAGGATTTTGTTTATGCTTTGGAAGGAACCTACAACTATACTAGCGCCATAGCCAAGACAAGGAAGTTGACAGAACATGATGATGGGAGCACTCTTGCCAATCTTTTATGGTGGATTTACAGTCAAGAGAGGTGA